The region CGGGGGATGATGCTCCCCAGATGGCCCAGCACTTTCCAGAAGCCACCTAACTCCTGGGCAATGGCCAAGGCAGCGGTGGAATGGCGAAAGAGTTGGCCGTTTTTGGCAACGACCATCGAATCGAGTTGCTCGCGATCAGCAGCGGGGAGCATCTCAGCCGCTGTGGTTCCTTGCAGAGGTGCGAAGAGGATTGAACCCTGTGGCTGTCGTTTCAAGACAAACTGCACCGACTTCTGACACAGCCCGCACTGACCATCGTAGAACAGAATTA is a window of Planctopirus limnophila DSM 3776 DNA encoding:
- a CDS encoding thiol-disulfide oxidoreductase DCC family protein gives rise to the protein MTISPTEVATSQAVGPNSQPALSEVASQKVQPSSRVILFYDGQCGLCQKSVQFVLKRQPQGSILFAPLQGTTAAEMLPAADREQLDSMVVAKNGQLFRHSTAALAIAQELGGFWKVLGHLGSIIPRPLRDLIYRSIARNRYRMFGQADACRLPQPGERERFLD